From Archaeoglobus sulfaticallidus PM70-1:
CAAAGGAGAGGAATCTGAAGGTTATTGCAATTGCGGATCACTCTATGGAGCATAAATTTGGACTGGACGAGGCTAAGGCTGTTAAAAGACAATTAGAGATAGAAAAGTACTCCTCAGCCTACAACATTGAGATACTGTCTGCCGTTGAATGCGGAATTCTTGCCGATGGGGAAATCATGATTCCAGATTTTGACTTTGACATAATCCTCGCCTCAATACACGCAAACATAAGCTTTAAGGAATACAATCTGAGGGTAAGGAAGTGCATTGAAAAATATGATGTCGATGTAATAGCCCATCTGTATTCCGAGATGTTCCATCCATTCGATTTTCAATTGAACGACTGTGTGGAGGATGCGTTAGACCTCATAGACTTCATAAAGGACAATGATGTTGCTATCGAACTGAATACAGCCCATAACTCCCCTCCAGATGAGATTCTACTGCGCTGCAGGAGAATAAAATACTCTATCGGCAGTGACGCTCACTCCCTAGCAAGAATTGGTGATGTCAGAGAAGGTTTTAAAAAGGCCAAGACCATTGTAAAGGACGGGAGGTTCATAATTGAGTGAATGCATAGTTCTCACAGTAGATGCGATAGTGCCCTACAGGGGCGGAATCGTTTTAATAAGAAGAAA
This genomic window contains:
- a CDS encoding PHP domain-containing protein is translated as MFDLHIHSNYSDGSSPIRDIAKKAKERNLKVIAIADHSMEHKFGLDEAKAVKRQLEIEKYSSAYNIEILSAVECGILADGEIMIPDFDFDIILASIHANISFKEYNLRVRKCIEKYDVDVIAHLYSEMFHPFDFQLNDCVEDALDLIDFIKDNDVAIELNTAHNSPPDEILLRCRRIKYSIGSDAHSLARIGDVREGFKKAKTIVKDGRFIIE